Sequence from the Amblyraja radiata isolate CabotCenter1 chromosome 24, sAmbRad1.1.pri, whole genome shotgun sequence genome:
gacaggttaaactaatctcctctgcctgcacgtgattcgtatccctccattccctacatatccatgttccaatataaaagcctcttaaacaccactatcgtatctgcctccaccaccacctctggctgcgcgttccaggcacccaccaccctctgtgtggaaaaaaaacttgccctgcacatctcatttaaactttgcccctctaaccttaaagctgcgccctctagttctttacattcccaccctgggaaaatagtTCTGATGATCTACTCGAACTGTCTGTCTGACGTCCTCTAGTAATTGGTATTTCTCTTCTGGTGAAAAGGGTCTGGCCcttgtcacggggagagcgtgcaaacactgtataggcagcacccatagtcaggatcgaacccaggtctctggcgctgtgaagcagcaactctacagctatgctaccactgtgtcaccccaatACAAACTGGTATCAAGCAAACATTGTCATTCACAGTGGTGCCCAGACTTGTCTCTGTGTGGTTGCTAGTCAGCCGCCGTTAATTACTAACGAGATTGTGGTCATCAAAGATGTTCCAACAGTTGACAACATGTCCCACACATCCTCGTTGTGGTTCCAGCGTGTcacagaaacttagaaacatagaaaattggtggaggagtaggccatttggcccttcgagccagcaccgccatccaatatgatcatggctgatcatccaaaatcagtaccccattcctgctttttgctcatatcccttgattccgttagcactaagagctaaatctaactctctcttgaaaacatccagtgaattggcctccactgccttctgtggcagagaattccacagattcacaactctctgggtgattttatttcccctcatctcagtcctaaatggccaaaccccttattcttaaaatgtgaccctggttctgaactccccttcGGAAGCCTTTGATgaagtgccacacgtgaggctgctaaggaagacgaGTGCCCACGGTATTAAagggatacaaaaataggtggaagggcagagtCTCTACaggaggacttggacaggttgggagagtgagcagagagagggggacctcactgaaacatacagaatagtgaaagtcttggatagagtggatgtggagaggatgtatccactggtgggaaagtctaggactagaggtcacagcctcagaattaaaggacgctcttttaggaaggagatgatgctgtgatagggtgaatgcatggtcAAGGGACAGTAGTAATAGGCAGGTCAGGGGGAGGTCAACACAACCACCCCATAATGTCTGTCATTATAAACGTGACACACTTAGGTCAACACCAAATTTAGGAACAGCATTTTATTTTGTAGTCACTGAAATCATCATGCTCCTGTCCCGTGGAAGGGCTTGTGTTGAATCAGTGGAAGGTTTCACTGCACTGCCAGCTTGGTGTTTAGTTTACACGGCACGTTATTAACCAGCCAAGCGCAGGAATATTTCCCAGCATCTTCCTCTTCCAGCCCCATCAGGACCAACGAGGCGTCCCGTGTCTCAACCACGTTTGTTTTCATGAACTTCCTGCGTCCGGGTGACCCTGGATATTGCGCACCGTTCCTCTCAGTAAACACAGCGATCGTATCTTTTCCTTTCGTCCACAGCACCACAAATTTATCGGCTCCACCGTCTTCTTTGGGCATTTTGCAGGATAGTTGAGCAGAACCACCCTTACTGGCCGTCACCACCGTCCATCTCATCTCATCCGGAGCGAGGTTAACAGCGCAATGTGGAGTTGGATTTTCGTTGACTTGCCGAGGAGCCCGTGCGTTCCACCCGGGCAAATTTGcttcctctccccattctctggAGATCGGACCTGTTCCAGTTCCGGAGACTTGCCACACCATCTCCACAAGGACCATGAATCCTATCCATCTCTGCAGTCCCATGGTCCTGTGGGTGAAACAATGAGTCACCTTATTGCAACCCAGTAGGATTCATGATGACATTCCCTGAacctgcccagagttggggaatcgagaaccagaggacatcggtttaaggcgagggggggaaagatttaatgggaaactgaggggtgacttttttacacaaagggtagagggtgtttggaacgagctgccggaataggtagttgaggcaggtactatcacaatgattaagaaacagttagacaggtacattgataggacaggattagaggggtaagggtcaaacgcaggcagatgggtctagttttaatgggacacgttggtgggcgcgggcaagttgggccgaaggtctcgctgtatgactctatgactccatcacttgtcccaccccagtcaatcctccttctccctggTCCTGtctagcagaaggtacagaagcttgaaagcgcgcaccaccagactcaggaacagcttcttcccctctgttatcaggcttctgaactgggGGAACAGTGAACAGAGACAATCCCACCCCCATCACTCACAGACACTTGAAGGATCCACAGGGTTGGTTACCAGCTCCGGAGTCTCCACACAGGGTGACGGGGTCGGTCTTGTTCACATCTCCTGCCATCGCTCGCTCCTTTTATACCGACTCCCGGCTTCTCCTGACCCTCATTGTCAGCCCTCACGTACTTTCAACCAATCACTGCCTCCCACGGAGCATTGGCCGGAGTCAGCCGCGACCTCTCCACCCTCTGCCAAATGTGTCGTTGCATCAGCCGTTAACGTTTAACAAGAACAACGTCATCCCAGCTGCCAGCGGCCAACCAGGCGCCCCACACATCCTGCTTGTGTCTCCACCACGTCTCGTTCTGGCCACCCACCCGCTCCACTGTGATTGAGAAGACGAtgtaacatagaacattgaatagtgcagcacaggtacaggcccttcggcccacaatgtccgtgctgaacatgatgttgatcatgatgccaagaagttaaactaatctcttcagcctgcacgtaatccactagtgggggagtctcggATAAGAGGTcaaaacctcagaattaaagggtggtcgtttaagaaggagatgaagaggaatttctttagtaagagggtggtgaatctgtggaattcattcccacgGAAGGCtgtctgtggaggctaagtcgacggatatttttaatgcagagatggatagattgttgatttgtacaggtgtcagaggttatggggagaatgtagattattatctgaatgttgtcagattaggaaaagggaagatgcaatgagacctcggtgtgcttgtacaccagtcactaaaaATAAACAtgcggtacagcaggcagtgaagaaagcaaatggcatgttggccttcatagcgagaggatttgtgaAGCGggacaaggaggtcctactgcagttgtatagggccatggtaagaccacacctgcagttttggtctcgtaatttgagaaagggcattcttgctattgagggaatgcagcgtaggttcacctggttaattcctgggatggcgagactgtcatatgatgaaagaatgggtcgactgggctgatattcactggaatttagaagaatgagaggggatcttacagaaacatacaaaattcttaagggattggacaggcaagatgcaggaaaaatgtcctcgatgttgggggaatccagaaccacgggtcacagtttaagaataaagggtaggtcatttaggactgaaatgaggaaaaacattttcacccagagttatgaatctgtggaattctatgcctcagaaggcagtggaggccaattcactggatgttttcaagagagttagctcatagggctaatggaatcaagggatatggggagaaaggaggaacagggtactaattgtggacgaATAGCTATgatcataattgaatggcggtgctggctaaatgccctactcctgcgcctactttccatgtttctacgtttctaagtcATTTCCAATCAAGCTCAGAAACAGTCTTGAGGTGAAAATGAAGGTGAACAATCTGAATGACATTGAACAGGGGACGAGGTATTATTGAAGAGAAAATATTGAAGTCAAGATAAGAACTATTATTTTCCCTTTGTAAATAGCAGGAGGATCATCGTGACTGCCCTTTCTTTCCGATAAAGGGAACGACAAGCAGATTGGATTATTGTTCGTGATAAGCTCATTGTATAAAAGAGGCAGCTCAGGTCTAGTCAGCAACAGTAACAAGATGGCAAAGCTACTTCTTGGAACAGGTAAGAGCCTTTTGTTGTTTCATTCCTTTTGATATTGGAATACTTTTTGAAAGAATCAGGTTTAGACATTAAATGATGAGAACAGGTTAAATTGTTTCTCAAGTTTTATTAtaaaggtgtctgaagaagggtctcgactctacccaacctttttctccagagatgctgcctgacccattgagttactccagcactttgtgtctatctttggtgtaaatcaactTCTGCAGTTCGTAGTTTCTTAATATTTTGTATTTTCCaacggacccgaaacgtcacccattccttctctccggagaagttgcctgacccgctgaattacaccagctcTCTGTGAAAATCTTCAGAGACATTTAGAAAATCACGAGGGGCAGAGATTGAAGGATGGTCTCTGCCTTTCTCCAGggaaggggagtctaaaactacagGACATTGACACTGAACGTGAGAGGGCAAAGAATTAAAGGTGAATCCAGGGGCaactgggacaagcttagatggggcatcttggtcagcatggacaaattgggccaaagggcctgtttctgcgctgtgtgactctatgactctaacctgttgcccagagggtggtgagtatatggaacgatctgccagaggaggcagatgAGGCaagtataataacatttaaaagatatttggacgagtacatttgggaggaaaccagagctcctggagaaaacccacttggtcacagggggaGGGAGTTAAGagtgttattgtcatatgtaccagaaaCAGAACAATCAAATTTATACTAGAATTGTAAGCATAACAGGGTtgatgtacaaattccacacacgttcaacacccatagtcaagatcgaacctggggctctggcgctgtgaggcagcaactctaccactgctccaccgtgctacCCACAAGGTAGATCTTCATAGTTTCACAACCACTTACATAACAGTGTCATTGTGTAGAGGCCGTAATACAGCCAAGGTTTCATAatttcatacgtgataggagcagaattaggccattcggcccatcaagtgcacTCTAGCcacacaatcatggctgatctatctttccctctcaaccccattcttctgtcttctccccataacccctgacttatTACGGTTTGTCATAATTCTAACACGCTGCTCTGTTTTCTGTTCCAGCGGTGGTCTTACTGGCCTGCCTGCAACTGGGTGAGTCTTTGTGCAATTGCAGCcttgctttgctttgctttgtgTGAGTGCCACAGAGACATTGTCCTGACCACCCTGTCCCTCCCTTGCCCAGGCTCTGCCTACAGGCTGGTGTGTTACTTCACCAACTGGGCGCAGTACAGACCAGGAGAGGGTAAATACATGGTCCAGAGCGTGGACCCTTGCCTCTGCACGCACATCATCTACGCCTTCGCTGGAATGAAGAGCAATCAGATCGCCACCTACGAATGGAACGACCCAAAACTCTACAAGGAGGTCAACAGCCTGAAGAACAAGTACAGTCGCTGAATAAATACTAAcgcctctgtcccactttcccgagttacccacaaattctcccgagtttttcccgttgattcaaactcggacaatgtccgtagcgagtccgtagagccgtaggtactcggggcatcaggtaagtcgggacgttttttcagcatgttgaaaaatgtccacgagtaaaaaaaaatagccccgagtacctacggctggcatctccgagtttgaatcaaggggaaaactcgggagaattcgggagtaactcgggaaagtgggacaggggcttaaccttGTTTCTCAAATGCTGGGCATTGTACGCGATGTTTACATTgtccagtttagttcattgtcaaccTGTactgatacagtgaaaagtttttgttgcttgctaaccagtcactgTATTGGATATTCCCCAAATCCATATTCCATAACCCATATTCcacagttaatttagtttagtttattattgtcacgtgtaccatggtacaacaaaaagctttttgttgcgtgctaactagtcggcggaaagactgtacatggttacaatcaggccgtccacactgtacagacacaggatcaagggtataatgtttagtgcaagataaagtccaatgacgtctgattaaatatagtccgagggtctccaatgaggtagatgggaggtcaggactgctctctagttggtgagaggacggttcagtgggATAAGGCCACTGTATGGGTTATTTAGACTAAGTACCAAGGTGATGCCTAACTTCTCAGAGACAGCTCGGTGGAGACAAATCGGTGGAGAGGAACCCTGCTGATTTGGGACTGATTTAACCATGAAGCGAAGGGACATCCAGTGTTTAATGAACATTCCATTTCAAACTCTTCAAAATGGTCGATCCAAGTGAACAAGTCGTTTGGAAGCGTATGTGGCAAGAATCCACCTGTTGTACGTACCgggtggcacagtgtcgcagcgggtagagccactgcctcaccgcgccagagacctgggtttgttcctgacctcgtgcactgtttgtgtggagtttgcacgttcgtcatatgaccgtgagggttttctctggattaccggttttctcccacattccaaagggtttccaggttaattggcctctacaaTTTGCCCCAagtgcatagggagtggatgagaaagtgggatgaaatagtactggtgtgaatgggtgatcgatggtcagcggggTCTTTGACATGACCCTGTTACACATCCATTTGTTGAAGGTTTTCTCATCTCATCCACCTCCCCTGTCTGAAAGGTGACTTGGTTTAGGGGGATATTCAGGAGAAAGCTATTGGACAGGCCAACAGAATCATTGTCATAGATTGAGGAAATAGGCACTTCAGCCCAGTGAGACTGGCCCATTGCTTATGAAGCCTTGTTGCATAAACTTGCACCTCATTTTCTGTGACCCCCTTGAGATCCAGACTGAGGCAAATCCCCTCAACTAAACGTAACACCAAAGGGGCGAAAAAAACAGAAGATCCAGAAGTTCCTGAGAAGTTCTGAAAATGTTTTGTTGTTCTAAACATCATTCTAAAACCACATtttgtctatttttttttaaggaaTTCAAACCTCAAGACTCTGCTGTCCGTTGGAGGCTGGAACTTTGGCACCCAGAAGTAAGATGGAAACGTTTACATTAGCAttagattaaaaaaagttattttccAATTGACTGTGATATGGAATTAATATTGAAagacacaacgtgttggagtaactcctcagtaactcagcctgaagaaggggcttgacccgaatcgtcacctatccatgttctccagagatgctgcctgacccgctgatttactccagcgctttgtgtcttttctttttgtaaaccagcacctgcagttcgatGCGCCCGACGTAAACAGTGGGTGTGTTTGgtaattttgccataaatgccatgtgccgtttcatgccttttttttgatgattttaccaagatgcctttttcacgatcgagtggctAAATCAGCCATTTTTTgctgttttgctaaaaggtcatgCTATTTTGTCtagttgtaccatgattacaatgacattttctatattaacacgttaatattaatgttattattcaagtgttaacatagtataaattaCAAGAAGATTTTCACCACCGGGATGAAACTGGGGGCGCCActgtcagtcattcattcattcgtgccgctgcccgctggttcagtcttccccAACACCTAttcattgcttccaattttgcaaacttcccacaagctaccacttcccttgagaaaggtGGTAAGacgttagtgaataacttgcaggttttccacAAAGTAACTgaagatattcgtaaagttcctggcgatgtaggtaaagacatataaGGAAAttatgagagagtgattttagctaacaaagatcatgaagaaatacaaaacatagctaaagttctcaaaggtaattgtaatgcacaagatatcgacatgaatacagAGTCTTAGCTTGTTtctggtatgcaccagtgacctcagctggggtacaaataagtttttcacaactgaagaatattctgtctgacagacggcatagtttaacaccagataatttgaaaaatgctagtaaccaggcaactttggtcatttaatataCTATAACttaatattttcatttttaaccatattttggtggtggaaatacatgcctttttatgtcaataaatgcctttgtagttttattatgcctttttgcctgcctatttcagagttttttagtgcctaaacatcctgtaaTGATATACACAGAGATAAATATCAAGGGGATAATTTTACAGTGAACTGTTTCAGGAGTATTATTAAACAGAGCAGTTTGCAAATTGTACTTTGAACAATATAGGATATTGTTTGCCAAAAAGTAAAATAACATAATTTTCCGAAAGAATCCTTTCAATAgtgtgtggcacagcggtagagttgctgccttattgcgcttacagcaccagagacccaggttcgatcctgactacgggtgctgtctgtacggagtttgtacgttctccctgtgacctcctgggttttctcagagatcttcatacaaatttgtaggttaattggcttgttataaatgtaaattgtcccttgtgtgtgtgtaggatagtgttagtgagcggacatcgctggtcggtgcagactggggggggccgaagggcatgtttccacgccgtatctctgaactaaacgtcATTTTCAGAAATAATAATTTCACATGAAACTTCGGATAATAGCAGGAGAAAGGAGTAATTTTTTAACCACGAACATTTAATGAAGGCGAAGGTGAATCCGTACATGATAGGATATAACAGCAGATTCACTGCGTCACTGAGTACAGCGGCCGttactacagttccttgtgtctccggcACATTTAATTTCTAACTCCTCTCCCCACATTCATCCCTCCTGCAGATTCACCGCGATGGTCGCCTCATCAGGAACTCGGCAAATCTTCATCAAGTCAGTCATCGCCTTCCTGAGAGGATACGGCTTTGACGGTCTGGACATCGACTGGGAATATCCTGGATCTCGAGGAAGTCCTCCCGTTGACAAGCATCTCTACACTATCCTGGTTCAGGTTCGGTCAAGTACATCTCACTATGAGTTTCTTTAAaataaatgggccaaacgcaggccaaacctatcctttatctccgcagatgctgcctgacccgctgagttctccagcactctgtgaaacgaaacgtcacctatccatgttctccacagatgctgcctgacccgctgtgttactccagcactctgtgaaacgtcacctatccatgttctccacagatgctgcctgacccgctgagttactccagcactttgtgggactagtgtagatgggacatattggtcggtgtgggcaggttgggctccaCGCAGCATAACTCTATGACTTGAAAATGTATCCAATAAATGTAACCTTATTGTCAAGATCACCAAGGACAGATTTTCACAAAGGATTTTAAGAATTCAGAATTTAAgaatttaataaagtttaataaagtttgaaCCAAGCACCATTTTGAGTGGGGATTAAAAGGTTTCTTCCCCACTCTTggctgacacggtggcgcagcggtagagttgctgccccacagcgccagaggcgcGTGATCGatctgaccatggatgctgtctgtacggagtttgtacgttctccctgtgacctcaggtgctcttgattcctcccacactccaaatatgtgtgggtttgtaggttaattggcttcagtaaattgtcccaagtatgtaggATATAACTAGAGTGAAAGGGTAAtcgctgatcagcatggactcgatgggccgatgggcctgtttccaagctgcatctctaaaccaaactgaactaaaattgaaattgacacaaagtgttggagtgactcagcgggtcaggcagcatctctgaggaaaaaggataggcgatgtttctggtcaggacccttcctaagACTAGACTTGACCTTTTGCTAAAGGAGCCCTCGATCTCTCTGACCCACAGGAGCTGATGGCTGCCTTCGAGGCCGAAGGGAAAAGCGCAGGAAAGCCACGACTGCTGCTCTCGGCTTCCGTTGCTGGTGGGAAGAGCAACATCGATACTGGCTACGAGGTTCCTCAGCTCAGCAAGTGAGTGTCCTTCCACATGCAAAGAAACCCAACTTTTCCTGTGGGCGTTTAGCGAGTTTGACGTCGTATTTGAACTAGTTTTTCATGGCTCCGCAATTTCAATGGAGGGAGCTTCCAGCACGGTGATTGAGATCCATCCACAACCCTAAAGCATTCaatgccttcatcagtcggggtaTTGAGTGTGAGAGTCAGGAAGCCAACTTGCAGCTCTGTAGGTCTTTAGCCAGGAGGCATTTAGAGCATTGCGTGCAGGTCTGGTCgtctccattacaggaagcatgtggaggctttagagacgGTTCAGAGGAGAGTTACCagagtgctgcctggattagaggggattagctacagggagaggctcgacaaacttgcattgtttcctctggaacgtcagaggttgaggagagacttgatagaaatttataaaatcactagaggcatagatagtgtagacagtcagaacctgctgaggtggtggttgaaacagatatcttagtggcatttaaaagacctttaaataggcacatgatcATGCCAGGCATGGAGGGATGTTGgtgatgtgcaggtagataagtgatggacttggcatcatgttcaagtttaaaggagatgtgcatgttttttttacagagatagtggtgggtgcctggaacgtgctgccaggggtggtggtggaggcagatgcgatagtggtgtttaagtggcttgtagatatacaaggaatggagggatatggatcacgtgtagacagaggagatgagtttatcttgccgtcatgtttggcacggacattgtgggcagaagggcctgttcctgtgttgtactgttctgcaTTCTGATGTTAATTTGGTGCATGGAGTATCAGGGTGACTCGTCTCCTCTCTTGCAGGGTAATTGACTTCTTCAACGTGATGACCTACGATTTCTATGGTCCCTGGAGCCACGTTACTGGAGAGAACAGCCCCCTCTATCCCCTGCCTAATGACAAGGATTACACCAACATCTACTTCAATGTGGTAAGTGCTCAAGAAAAATAAATCCTGCTCAACTTTTTCAATTCCTCTCTCGAATTAATAAACCCATTTTGCCAAGTCCATATAAGTGTTCCATACACCATGGAGAGCAGACTGTGGAGTTGCATCACAactaggtttgggaacagctctgagcccaagaccacaagaa
This genomic interval carries:
- the LOC116987049 gene encoding acidic mammalian chitinase-like, giving the protein MAKLLLGTAVVLLACLQLGSAYRLVCYFTNWAQYRPGEGKYMVQSVDPCLCTHIIYAFAGMKSNQIATYEWNDPKLYKEVNSLKNKNSNLKTLLSVGGWNFGTQKFTAMVASSGTRQIFIKSVIAFLRGYGFDGLDIDWEYPGSRGSPPVDKHLYTILVQELMAAFEAEGKSAGKPRLLLSASVAGGKSNIDTGYEVPQLSKVIDFFNVMTYDFYGPWSHVTGENSPLYPLPNDKDYTNIYFNVEYAMNYWKGKGAPLEKLNVGFPTYGHTFRLTSSSTAVGAPAGGAGPAGKYTRTAGFLAYYEICGFLNGATSEWNAPQDTPYAFKTGIWIGYDNVKSFGDKVEWLKKNNFGGAMVWDLALDDFSGAFCHQGPYPLINSLHSGLGISGACVPSKTTLKPAVPPTDAPSGGGGGGSSGGGGSGGGGSGFCKGKANGTFPDPKDKNKFYQCANGRTYLKSCATGLVFDLSCKCCNWP